From a single Serratia surfactantfaciens genomic region:
- a CDS encoding glyoxalase/bleomycin resistance/extradiol dioxygenase family protein, translated as MKIAHVALWTRDIDAQLTFWQRYFNGEAGEEYVSRNRPGFVSRFVSLAAGPTLEIMRVPTLLPAQAQEERVGWAHIALSLGDERQVDLLAQRAQQEGILLSAPRWTGDGFYEAVLRDPDGNAIEITA; from the coding sequence ATGAAAATAGCCCATGTTGCCCTGTGGACCCGCGACATCGACGCGCAGCTGACGTTCTGGCAGCGTTATTTCAACGGTGAGGCGGGCGAGGAGTACGTCAGCCGCAATCGGCCGGGGTTCGTTTCCCGTTTCGTCAGCCTGGCGGCCGGGCCGACGCTGGAGATCATGCGCGTGCCGACGTTATTGCCGGCGCAGGCTCAGGAGGAACGGGTGGGCTGGGCGCACATCGCGCTGTCGCTGGGGGATGAGCGGCAGGTCGATCTGCTGGCGCAGCGCGCACAGCAGGAAGGCATCTTGCTGTCCGCGCCGCGCTGGACCGGCGATGGCTTCTACGAGGCCGTCCTCCGCGATCCGGACGGCAACGCGATCGAAATCACCGCCTGA
- the ycaC gene encoding isochorismate family cysteine hydrolase YcaC: protein MTANYKRLDKDQAAVLLVDHQAGLLSLVRDIDPDRFKNNVLALGDLAKYFNLPTILTTSFENGPNGPLVPELKAQFPDAPFIPRPGQINAWDNDDFVKAVKATGRKQLIIAGVVTEVCVAFPALSALNEGFEVFVVTDASGTFNELTRQSAWSRMEAAGAQLMTWFGVACELHRDWRNDIEGLGTLFSNHIPDYRNLMTSYNTLTNGK from the coding sequence ATGACTGCAAATTACAAACGCCTCGACAAGGACCAGGCTGCCGTATTGCTGGTGGATCATCAGGCAGGGCTGCTTTCGCTGGTACGCGATATCGATCCCGATCGGTTTAAAAACAACGTGCTGGCGCTGGGTGATTTAGCGAAGTATTTCAACCTGCCGACCATTCTGACCACCAGTTTTGAAAACGGCCCCAATGGCCCGCTGGTGCCGGAACTGAAAGCCCAATTCCCCGATGCCCCCTTCATTCCGCGTCCTGGCCAGATCAATGCTTGGGACAACGACGACTTCGTCAAGGCGGTGAAAGCCACCGGCCGCAAGCAGCTGATCATCGCCGGCGTGGTGACCGAAGTGTGCGTGGCATTCCCGGCGCTGTCTGCGCTCAATGAAGGTTTCGAGGTATTTGTCGTGACCGACGCCTCCGGCACCTTCAATGAACTGACCCGTCAGTCGGCCTGGAGCCGCATGGAGGCCGCCGGCGCGCAGTTGATGACCTGGTTCGGCGTCGCCTGCGAGCTGCACCGCGACTGGCGCAACGATATCGAAGGCCTGGGCACGCTGTTCTCCAACCATATCCCGGACTACCGCAACCTGATGACCAGCTACAACACGCTGACCAACGGTAAGTAA
- a CDS encoding LysR family transcriptional regulator, which translates to MQTDLNDLFFFASVVDHQGFAPAGRALGIPKSKLSRRVALLEERLGVRLIQRSTRRFSVTEIGQTYYAHCKAMLVEAEAAQQAIEQTRAEPCGTVRMSCPVAILHTRVGSMVAAFMADYPKVTVHLEATNRRVDVVGEGLDLAIRVRPPPLEDSDLVLKILAQRTWCVAASPALVRTLGPAQTPEDLRKYPTLDLGPARAQHQWRLTGPQGEQVEWEHTPRLVTDDMLMLRTAAIAGAGIVQLPAMMMRDDMLRGELVQLLPGWQPQGGVVHAVYPSRRGLLPAVRLLLDYLGEQFASIEEE; encoded by the coding sequence ATGCAGACCGATCTGAACGACCTGTTTTTCTTCGCCAGCGTGGTCGATCACCAGGGATTCGCCCCCGCCGGCCGGGCGTTGGGCATTCCCAAATCCAAACTCAGCCGCCGCGTGGCACTGCTGGAAGAGCGGCTGGGCGTGCGCCTGATCCAGCGCTCGACGCGGCGTTTCTCGGTGACCGAGATCGGCCAAACCTATTATGCGCACTGCAAGGCGATGCTGGTGGAAGCGGAAGCGGCACAGCAGGCGATCGAACAGACGCGCGCCGAACCCTGCGGCACGGTGCGCATGTCCTGTCCGGTAGCGATCCTGCACACCCGCGTCGGCAGCATGGTGGCGGCCTTTATGGCCGATTACCCCAAGGTGACGGTACATCTGGAGGCCACTAACCGCCGGGTGGACGTGGTAGGTGAAGGGCTCGATCTGGCGATCCGCGTGCGGCCGCCACCGCTGGAGGACAGCGATCTGGTGCTGAAGATCCTGGCGCAACGCACCTGGTGCGTCGCCGCCAGCCCGGCGCTGGTGCGCACTCTCGGGCCGGCGCAAACGCCGGAAGACCTGCGCAAATACCCGACGCTCGATCTCGGCCCGGCGCGCGCTCAGCACCAATGGCGGCTGACCGGCCCGCAGGGTGAACAGGTGGAATGGGAGCACACGCCGCGGCTGGTCACCGACGACATGCTGATGCTGCGCACCGCCGCCATCGCCGGCGCCGGCATCGTTCAGCTGCCGGCGATGATGATGCGCGACGATATGCTGCGCGGCGAGCTGGTGCAGCTGCTGCCGGGCTGGCAGCCGCAGGGCGGCGTGGTGCATGCGGTCTACCCGTCGCGCCGCGGCCTGTTGCCGGCGGTGCGGCTGCTGCTCGATTATCTGGGCGAGCAGTTCGCCAGCATCGAAGAAGAGTGA
- a CDS encoding alpha-keto acid decarboxylase family protein: MKITIGSFILQQLHALDVDRIYGVPGDYNLSLLELLESDERLAFVGNCNELNASYAADGYARMKGAGALIVTYGVGDLAALSGIAGAYAESSPVICIAGTPPLHAMKNHQLLHHTLGDGNFDNVMNCFKQFTVAQALITPENAAQEIPRVISRAWIEKKPVYLQLPSDICDVEIEVAEAAKAPQLPASDKYNVQLAAMALLTKIKRAQRPIMLVDQMVDRYRLQKLVIDVAHRFAIPLTNMPTAKCIIPENTAGWMGGYSGNLSRPELYDRMAHSDCVLSFGVRLVDSTTGYFSQQIPAAAQVDIQPFSMKLDNTSYPAVSTADLLQALLELSEDAPAQRLPPLADPRDKLATPSDAPIDQAYLWQRIQRFIRADDVVVVENGTSGAAIGGMRMPDGVKVVNQPIWGSIGYTLPALLGTLMAAPERRHLLFIGDGSFQLTAQEISTLLRCDQKPIIFLINNDGYTIERYILGESSSYNDISPWDYAKLPAVLNTQAQPFSVAVETTQQLEMALEHASRQDRLAFIEVKVPMMDTPPVMKEFCNRCNSFNFGLTNPRRRA, translated from the coding sequence ATGAAAATAACTATCGGGTCATTCATTCTGCAACAGCTGCACGCCCTGGACGTCGATCGCATTTACGGCGTGCCCGGCGACTATAACCTCAGCCTGCTGGAGCTGCTGGAAAGCGATGAACGGCTGGCGTTTGTCGGCAACTGCAATGAGTTGAACGCCTCCTACGCCGCCGACGGCTACGCCCGGATGAAGGGCGCCGGCGCGCTGATCGTCACCTATGGCGTCGGCGATCTGGCCGCGCTGTCCGGCATTGCCGGGGCCTATGCCGAATCCTCGCCGGTGATCTGCATCGCTGGCACGCCGCCGCTGCACGCGATGAAAAATCATCAGCTCTTACACCATACCCTTGGCGACGGCAATTTCGACAACGTCATGAACTGCTTTAAACAATTCACCGTCGCTCAGGCTCTGATTACGCCGGAAAATGCCGCGCAGGAAATCCCACGCGTTATTTCCCGCGCCTGGATAGAGAAGAAACCGGTGTATTTACAGCTGCCGTCAGATATTTGCGATGTCGAAATTGAAGTCGCCGAAGCGGCGAAGGCACCGCAGTTGCCGGCCAGCGATAAATACAATGTGCAATTAGCGGCGATGGCGCTGTTAACCAAAATAAAACGCGCGCAGCGCCCGATCATGTTGGTCGACCAAATGGTGGATCGTTATCGGCTACAGAAGTTGGTTATCGATGTCGCTCACCGCTTTGCCATTCCCCTGACCAATATGCCAACCGCCAAATGCATTATCCCGGAAAACACCGCCGGTTGGATGGGCGGCTACAGCGGCAACCTGTCGCGCCCCGAACTGTATGACCGCATGGCCCACTCAGACTGCGTGCTGAGCTTCGGCGTGCGTCTGGTGGATTCCACCACCGGTTATTTCTCGCAGCAAATTCCCGCCGCCGCTCAGGTGGACATTCAGCCGTTCTCGATGAAACTGGACAACACCTCCTACCCGGCGGTATCGACGGCGGATCTGCTGCAGGCGCTGCTGGAGCTGAGCGAAGATGCGCCGGCGCAACGCCTGCCGCCGCTGGCCGATCCGCGTGACAAGCTGGCGACGCCGAGCGACGCCCCCATCGACCAGGCCTATCTGTGGCAACGGATCCAACGTTTCATCCGGGCGGATGACGTGGTGGTGGTCGAAAACGGCACCTCGGGCGCCGCCATCGGCGGCATGCGCATGCCCGACGGCGTCAAGGTGGTCAACCAACCGATTTGGGGCTCGATCGGCTATACCCTACCGGCGCTGCTCGGCACCCTGATGGCGGCCCCGGAGCGCCGACACCTGCTGTTCATCGGCGACGGCTCCTTCCAGCTCACCGCCCAGGAAATCTCCACCCTGCTGCGCTGCGATCAAAAGCCGATCATCTTTCTGATCAACAACGATGGCTACACCATCGAGCGCTATATCCTCGGCGAAAGCTCGTCCTACAACGATATCAGCCCGTGGGACTACGCCAAACTGCCGGCGGTGCTGAATACCCAGGCGCAGCCGTTCAGCGTGGCGGTGGAAACCACACAACAGCTGGAAATGGCGCTGGAACACGCCTCGCGGCAGGATCGGCTGGCGTTTATCGAGGTGAAAGTGCCGATGATGGACACGCCGCCGGTGATGAAAGAGTTCTGCAACCGTTGCAACAGCTTTAACTTCGGCCTGACCAACCCACGGCGCCGTGCCTGA
- a CDS encoding ZIP family metal transporter has product MTSAVLYTLFPAAATVIGAAVALYRRPGDATMRVIHHFTAGIVFAAAATEILPDLKQQSPVAVLLGGAAGVLLMLLVRRLGEKAQGPVGFIAAVGVDIFIDGLVLGIAFAAGAKAGLLLTLALTLEVLFLGLSIVGDLKDFLGRRLRAMAAIVGLALLLPIGGLLGAPVAMLGAFWLTAFLAFGLIALLYLVTEELLVEAHEGGKETPFATAMFFAGFLLLLLLEEGLG; this is encoded by the coding sequence ATGACCTCCGCCGTGCTTTATACCCTGTTTCCCGCCGCAGCTACCGTCATCGGCGCGGCGGTGGCGCTCTATCGTCGCCCCGGCGACGCCACGATGCGCGTCATCCATCACTTTACCGCCGGCATCGTTTTCGCCGCCGCAGCCACTGAGATCCTGCCCGATCTCAAACAGCAGTCGCCCGTGGCCGTATTGCTGGGCGGTGCCGCGGGGGTGCTGTTGATGTTGTTAGTTCGCCGGCTGGGCGAAAAAGCACAGGGGCCGGTCGGCTTTATCGCCGCAGTCGGCGTCGATATCTTCATCGATGGGCTGGTGCTGGGCATTGCCTTCGCGGCCGGCGCCAAAGCCGGTTTGCTGTTGACGCTGGCGTTAACGCTGGAGGTGCTGTTCCTGGGGTTGTCGATCGTCGGCGATTTGAAAGATTTCCTCGGCAGACGGCTGCGCGCCATGGCGGCGATCGTCGGGCTGGCGCTGCTGCTGCCCATCGGCGGCCTGCTGGGGGCCCCGGTGGCCATGCTGGGCGCATTTTGGCTGACCGCCTTCCTGGCCTTTGGCCTGATCGCCCTGCTCTACCTGGTGACCGAGGAGCTGCTGGTCGAAGCGCATGAGGGCGGGAAAGAGACCCCGTTCGCCACCGCGATGTTCTTTGCCGGCTTCCTGCTGCTGTTGCTGTTAGAGGAAGGTTTGGGGTAA
- a CDS encoding thiol-disulfide oxidoreductase DCC family protein: MTPLSQLPYLQPGDRALLFDGECNLCHGLVRYLIRADRQRRILLATVQSVEGQAILQALGLPTDRFDSVVYVEQGRYWLRSAALFQALRQLAWPYRVLALGRYLPSKLADKVYDAVAGNRYRLFGRNDGAGLPGADQPGRYLPRRREPPA; this comes from the coding sequence ATGACCCCTTTATCACAGCTGCCTTATCTCCAGCCCGGCGATCGCGCGCTGTTGTTCGACGGCGAATGCAATCTGTGTCATGGGCTGGTGAGATATTTGATTCGCGCCGATCGGCAACGGCGCATTTTGTTGGCGACGGTGCAATCCGTCGAAGGACAGGCGATCCTGCAGGCGTTGGGATTGCCGACCGATCGTTTCGATTCCGTGGTCTATGTTGAGCAGGGGCGTTATTGGCTGCGTTCGGCGGCGTTGTTTCAGGCGCTGCGCCAATTGGCTTGGCCATACCGCGTGCTGGCGCTGGGGCGTTATCTGCCGTCGAAGCTGGCGGACAAGGTGTACGACGCGGTCGCCGGCAATCGCTACCGGCTGTTTGGCCGTAATGACGGCGCCGGTCTGCCGGGTGCCGATCAACCCGGGCGCTATCTGCCGCGGCGACGGGAACCGCCGGCCTGA
- a CDS encoding alpha/beta fold hydrolase: protein MNAFPNLLNQHRIINGHRIAAGVHGAGEPLVLVHGTPAHAIVWRHLLPSLIAAGFRVHLYDLLGFGASERPLTADTSIAAQAELLIALLDDWELETAHIFGHDIGGALSLRAAFSHAARFRSLTIADICSYDSWPSPSWRDMRDHYQHYAVMAPEQHEQAMTRQLKMAVFDKTLMEGELLRHYLTPIVGVIGQPAFYRHQIAHYDARYTADFSECLPALHLPVQILWGADDEWQPLSYAHRLQSDIPGARLQVFPQAGHFLMEDAPQAVAQAAIDFIHSL from the coding sequence ATGAATGCTTTTCCCAATCTGCTTAACCAACACCGGATCATCAACGGCCATCGCATCGCCGCCGGCGTCCACGGCGCGGGGGAACCGCTGGTGCTAGTGCATGGCACCCCAGCGCACGCGATCGTCTGGCGGCACCTGCTGCCGTCGTTGATTGCGGCGGGATTTCGGGTTCATCTCTACGATCTGCTGGGGTTCGGCGCCTCGGAGCGGCCGCTGACGGCGGATACCTCCATCGCCGCGCAGGCGGAACTGCTGATCGCATTGCTGGATGACTGGGAGCTGGAAACGGCGCACATCTTCGGTCATGACATCGGCGGCGCGCTGTCGCTGCGTGCGGCCTTCAGCCATGCCGCGCGTTTTCGCTCGCTGACCATCGCGGACATCTGCAGTTACGATTCCTGGCCTTCGCCGTCCTGGCGCGACATGCGCGACCATTATCAACACTATGCAGTCATGGCGCCGGAACAGCATGAACAGGCGATGACGCGGCAATTGAAAATGGCGGTGTTCGACAAAACGCTGATGGAGGGCGAACTGCTACGCCACTATCTGACGCCGATCGTCGGCGTCATCGGCCAACCGGCGTTTTACCGGCATCAGATCGCCCACTACGATGCCCGTTATACCGCCGATTTTTCCGAGTGCTTGCCGGCGCTGCACCTGCCGGTGCAGATCCTGTGGGGAGCCGACGACGAGTGGCAACCGCTCAGCTACGCTCATCGGTTGCAAAGCGATATTCCCGGTGCCAGGTTGCAGGTGTTTCCCCAGGCCGGGCATTTTCTGATGGAGGATGCGCCACAGGCGGTGGCGCAAGCCGCGATCGACTTTATTCACTCGCTCTGA
- the pagP gene encoding lipid IV(A) palmitoyltransferase PagP, whose amino-acid sequence MFLKRTLLACSLALIFPALPSYAEVSTESGNTAQAEKPGLWQRFTHNVAETWNNSPNHDLYIPAITWHNRWTYDDEHIDKYNERPWGAGYGISRYDSDGDWHGIYIMAFKDSFNKWEPIGGYAYEKIWRPLDDKDFRLGLGFTASVTARDNWKYIPIPAPLPLASIGYQRLTFQATYIPGTYNNGNVFFAWLRWQF is encoded by the coding sequence ATGTTTCTCAAACGGACTCTTTTGGCATGTTCTCTGGCGTTGATATTTCCTGCACTGCCTTCTTACGCTGAGGTTAGTACAGAAAGTGGCAATACCGCGCAAGCTGAGAAACCGGGTCTATGGCAGCGTTTTACCCATAACGTGGCGGAGACCTGGAACAATTCGCCTAACCACGATCTCTATATCCCGGCCATCACCTGGCACAACCGTTGGACTTACGATGATGAACATATCGATAAGTACAACGAGCGCCCGTGGGGCGCCGGTTACGGCATCTCCCGCTACGACAGCGACGGTGACTGGCACGGCATCTACATCATGGCGTTCAAGGACTCCTTCAACAAATGGGAGCCGATCGGCGGCTACGCCTACGAGAAGATCTGGCGCCCGCTGGACGACAAGGATTTCCGCCTGGGGCTGGGCTTCACCGCCAGCGTCACCGCACGCGATAACTGGAAATACATTCCTATCCCGGCGCCGCTGCCGTTGGCCTCTATCGGCTATCAGCGGCTGACGTTCCAGGCGACCTACATTCCCGGCACCTATAACAACGGTAACGTGTTCTTCGCCTGGCTGCGCTGGCAGTTCTAA
- a CDS encoding LysR family transcriptional regulator codes for MVSSSQFCHGGNMNQRLSIDALRALLCVIDTGSMTRAAQQLNLSQSAVSWKIKRLEAQLGRTLLDRQGAALAVTADGEVLAEHGRRILSAHDRALAHFAPSALQGAVRLGATEQTPLPPLAALLAAFSDRHPQVDVQLVIGQSQSLRRGLAQGELDLILHQRFDGPHDEAETLLGRERLHWCSSPGWHYRQGESIKLVSYGPDCFYRSLAERLLSTAGIACKITLECPSVTGMLTAIAAGMGVGVLNQRCLDRRVRIDRTLERLLPLPTVVNALRIGEGPRRSLAQTLGSEIAVALQTDTAS; via the coding sequence ATGGTGAGCTCATCCCAGTTTTGTCATGGTGGAAACATGAACCAGCGTTTGTCGATAGATGCCTTGCGTGCGCTACTGTGCGTGATTGACACCGGCAGCATGACCCGAGCGGCGCAGCAGCTTAATCTCAGCCAGTCGGCGGTCAGTTGGAAAATCAAACGGCTGGAGGCGCAACTGGGGCGCACATTGCTGGATCGCCAGGGGGCGGCATTGGCCGTCACCGCAGACGGTGAAGTGTTGGCCGAACACGGGCGGCGCATTTTGAGTGCGCACGATCGGGCGCTGGCGCATTTTGCGCCTTCAGCCCTGCAGGGCGCGGTGCGGCTCGGCGCCACGGAGCAGACGCCGTTGCCGCCGTTGGCAGCCCTGTTGGCGGCGTTCAGCGATCGGCACCCGCAGGTTGACGTGCAGTTGGTTATCGGCCAAAGCCAGTCGCTGCGCCGCGGATTGGCACAGGGAGAACTCGACCTGATCCTGCACCAGAGGTTTGACGGCCCGCATGATGAGGCCGAGACGTTGCTCGGTAGGGAACGTTTGCATTGGTGTTCGTCGCCTGGCTGGCACTATCGGCAGGGGGAATCCATCAAATTGGTGAGCTACGGACCGGACTGTTTTTATCGTAGCCTGGCGGAGCGGTTGCTGAGCACTGCTGGCATAGCCTGCAAAATAACTCTGGAATGCCCTTCAGTTACCGGGATGTTGACGGCGATTGCCGCCGGCATGGGGGTCGGCGTGCTCAATCAGCGATGCCTGGATCGGCGAGTGCGAATCGATAGAACGCTGGAACGTTTGCTGCCGCTGCCGACGGTGGTGAATGCGCTGCGTATCGGGGAGGGGCCCCGGCGTTCGCTGGCGCAAACGCTGGGGAGCGAGATCGCGGTGGCGTTGCAAACCGACACCGCTTCCTGA
- a CDS encoding DUF2501 domain-containing protein, with protein MITKHPLLLALALSATLASGATQAAGLMDSLSSAAGELSKSGGDSGGGGMSLSSLTGLLNGGDKALSSSSMTNAAGILQYCVKNNVLSANGAEGVKDQLLSKLGITSTENAKSQDYQQGLGGLLQTGEGKSLDLNSLGTSQITEKVKQKACDLVLKQGKSFIS; from the coding sequence ATGATCACCAAACATCCTTTACTGCTGGCTTTGGCGCTGTCCGCGACCCTGGCCAGCGGCGCCACCCAGGCCGCCGGTCTGATGGATTCTCTCAGCAGCGCGGCGGGCGAACTGAGCAAATCGGGCGGCGACAGCGGCGGCGGCGGCATGTCGCTCTCCTCGTTGACCGGCCTGCTGAACGGTGGCGACAAAGCGTTGAGCTCCAGCAGCATGACCAACGCCGCCGGCATCCTGCAGTACTGCGTGAAAAACAACGTGCTGTCGGCTAACGGTGCCGAAGGGGTGAAAGATCAACTGCTCAGCAAGCTGGGCATCACCAGCACTGAAAACGCCAAGAGCCAGGATTATCAGCAGGGCCTGGGCGGCTTGCTGCAGACCGGGGAAGGCAAGAGCCTGGATCTGAACAGCCTGGGTACCTCGCAGATCACCGAGAAGGTGAAACAGAAAGCCTGCGATCTGGTGCTGAAACAGGGCAAATCCTTTATTTCATGA
- a CDS encoding DeoR/GlpR family DNA-binding transcription regulator, translated as MSKLLPNERHQAILETLRQQGRVLALEMAQRLNTTEATIRRDLRQLAAQNLCKRIYGGALAPTPADGPVAARMALSGDEKLALAQTALALIGEEQLIFLDAGSTHLYLAELLPRDRRLTVVTNALSIAGKMLERPGIRTILIGGELDEQVGGCVDAKAAEEIDGFHFDLVFTGICAYDPDGGFSALSYQDATFKKRLLRRAGSVAVLCTRDKLNTYAPYPFLPAGRVDHLVTARGAHPQLELQVAQGGGQVWHSDLSTGE; from the coding sequence ATGTCCAAATTGTTACCGAATGAACGCCACCAGGCTATTCTCGAAACGCTCCGCCAACAGGGGCGGGTGCTGGCTCTGGAGATGGCGCAGCGGCTGAATACGACTGAAGCGACTATCCGTCGCGATCTGCGCCAGCTGGCGGCGCAAAACCTGTGCAAGCGCATCTATGGCGGCGCGTTGGCGCCAACGCCGGCCGATGGCCCGGTTGCGGCGCGCATGGCGCTCAGCGGCGATGAGAAGCTGGCGCTGGCGCAGACCGCGCTGGCGCTGATCGGCGAAGAACAGCTGATTTTCCTCGACGCTGGCAGCACTCACCTGTATCTGGCGGAGTTGTTGCCGCGCGATCGGCGTTTGACGGTGGTGACCAATGCGTTGAGCATCGCCGGGAAGATGCTGGAACGGCCGGGGATCCGCACCATTCTGATCGGCGGTGAACTGGATGAACAGGTCGGCGGCTGCGTGGACGCCAAGGCGGCGGAAGAGATCGACGGCTTTCATTTCGATCTGGTGTTCACCGGTATCTGCGCCTATGACCCGGACGGCGGTTTTTCCGCGCTGAGCTATCAGGACGCCACCTTCAAAAAGCGGCTGCTGAGGCGCGCCGGCAGCGTGGCGGTGCTGTGTACCCGCGACAAACTCAATACCTACGCCCCTTATCCCTTCCTGCCCGCCGGGCGGGTGGACCATCTGGTGACGGCGCGCGGCGCGCACCCGCAGCTCGAGTTGCAGGTGGCGCAGGGCGGCGGCCAGGTTTGGCACAGCGACTTATCGACCGGAGAATGA
- a CDS encoding universal stress protein produces the protein MKSYRHILVLIHDEHDGLPLLRQTVAMVRGLPVAITVGHLNADYAELEYGSDALVKDRQAQEVIAAKAMLSRLVSAVDAPVAVKEIVTIRRFKDVSDFIRQAGIDLVVVGHQNRLFGLYSSYSLEFVNRLDVDVLVKHLARE, from the coding sequence ATGAAAAGCTATCGACATATTCTGGTGCTGATTCATGATGAGCATGATGGGCTGCCATTGCTGCGTCAAACGGTGGCGATGGTGCGCGGGCTGCCTGTCGCCATCACCGTCGGCCACCTTAACGCCGACTACGCGGAGCTGGAATACGGCAGCGACGCGTTGGTCAAGGATCGTCAGGCGCAGGAAGTGATCGCCGCCAAGGCGATGCTGAGCCGGCTGGTGAGCGCCGTCGATGCGCCGGTTGCGGTTAAAGAGATCGTCACCATTCGGCGCTTTAAGGACGTGAGCGATTTTATTCGCCAGGCCGGTATCGATCTGGTGGTGGTCGGGCACCAAAACCGCCTGTTCGGTCTTTACTCCTCCTATTCCCTGGAGTTTGTGAACCGTCTCGATGTCGATGTGCTGGTCAAGCACCTTGCTCGTGAGTAG
- a CDS encoding DUF333 domain-containing protein, which translates to MKKTLMLSLLAGMTMLQGCSVKSNDAPPPPQVKPIGMANPADVYCTKIGGKLNAKENAAGQYSTCTLPNGQEIESWELFRRDHPVKK; encoded by the coding sequence ATGAAAAAAACGTTGATGCTTTCCCTGCTGGCAGGGATGACGATGTTGCAGGGGTGTTCCGTGAAATCCAACGATGCGCCGCCACCGCCGCAGGTGAAACCGATCGGCATGGCGAACCCGGCTGACGTGTATTGCACCAAAATCGGCGGCAAGCTGAACGCCAAAGAGAACGCGGCGGGCCAGTATTCCACCTGCACTTTGCCGAATGGGCAGGAAATAGAAAGCTGGGAGCTGTTCCGGCGCGATCATCCGGTGAAAAAGTAA
- a CDS encoding pirin family protein, whose product MKKILGIHNSPEAHWVGNGFLVNSLFSYNDLGAEMSPFLLLDHAAPTKFRSASGTRGVGQHPHRGFETVTIVYQGEVEHRDSTGSGGVIGPGDVQWMTAASGILHEEFHSRDFSRNGGTMEMVQLWVNLPAKDKMAEPGYQTLLNADIPVVPLADGAGQVRVIAGDFGGHAGPARTFSPLNVWDMKLNAGHTTTLTVKEGHTLALVMLHGAILVNGEEVVRETQMVRFDRAGDSITIEANNDVALLVLSGEPIDEPIVGYGPFVMNSDAEIQQAFRDFNSGKFGSMKAEASVG is encoded by the coding sequence ATGAAAAAAATCCTCGGTATTCACAACAGCCCGGAAGCGCACTGGGTCGGTAACGGTTTCCTGGTGAATTCGCTGTTCTCTTATAACGATTTGGGGGCGGAAATGAGCCCGTTCCTGCTGCTGGATCACGCGGCGCCGACCAAATTCCGCTCCGCCTCCGGCACCCGCGGCGTGGGTCAGCACCCGCATCGCGGTTTTGAAACGGTGACCATCGTCTATCAGGGCGAAGTGGAGCATCGCGACTCGACCGGCAGCGGCGGGGTGATTGGCCCCGGCGACGTTCAGTGGATGACCGCCGCCTCCGGCATCCTGCACGAAGAGTTCCATTCGCGGGACTTCTCGCGCAACGGCGGCACCATGGAAATGGTGCAGTTGTGGGTCAACCTGCCGGCCAAGGACAAAATGGCCGAGCCGGGTTACCAGACGCTGCTGAACGCCGACATTCCGGTGGTTCCGCTGGCGGACGGCGCAGGGCAGGTGCGGGTGATCGCCGGTGACTTCGGCGGCCATGCCGGACCGGCGCGCACCTTCAGCCCGCTCAACGTGTGGGACATGAAGCTGAATGCCGGCCACACCACCACGCTGACGGTGAAAGAAGGCCATACGCTGGCACTGGTGATGTTGCACGGCGCGATCCTGGTCAACGGCGAAGAAGTAGTGCGCGAAACCCAAATGGTGCGTTTCGACCGGGCGGGGGACTCGATCACTATCGAAGCCAACAACGACGTCGCGCTGCTGGTGCTGAGCGGTGAACCGATCGATGAGCCTATCGTCGGCTACGGCCCGTTCGTGATGAACAGCGACGCGGAAATCCAGCAGGCGTTCCGCGACTTCAACAGCGGCAAGTTCGGCAGCATGAAGGCCGAAGCGAGCGTCGGTTGA